A stretch of the Vitis riparia cultivar Riparia Gloire de Montpellier isolate 1030 chromosome 13, EGFV_Vit.rip_1.0, whole genome shotgun sequence genome encodes the following:
- the LOC117927802 gene encoding uncharacterized protein LOC117927802, with amino-acid sequence MEAEAESKTSGGWSSATNWSIAEGSLVNSITVESTLSPIDDSPPKSPLILNPPSADSGPCEIKVSFTQKHEVRQVYVRSTARVYEMYWAPDLQSINEYLCTVRCCIAAKDEKSLHATDIEEPVSANIEGSDGKPAEESLKNGSSVSSNEDGWVEVKVPDSHPLDNRSSSLQSKINTNAGRISQDFYEATAEISDADPCISLTLRLLSLQNKECVYVDEIYVFADPVESDSSDSQVGCVENPAGSSLMAMLVPTLLQLSKAGINQKQAKSMSDTREDQRFSKIGSTATDSANISNKIQLEGKSCLPVQQEAHEAAAEQAPASVKISNLVAGSKPDSAAKENNLPYNQLEKTMEQLVLRVGRIESLFLRFEESMLKPISSVDARLQRVEQQLEALTKKLEGPGVISSTRIFAPEFQCNESDSNSCNEPSDYPRHGALECDKKDSVNATLLLPSLVVVAPEFSNGDEEENDASEQVNDSQRDEIRENDASEPVKDSPRDKPKHTMSVDDALASALAGFLSSTSIRPSKYTETLTVRAPEFPSEEDSSEDKIASPRVHREISNGTENTKDSISTSCNLSSSESGVEVDNDILGETAEGIEKQGQLGYDGEEVNSGESAISSSIVEENMSASRIDDHQTIEETDKTEASSIPISDEIYVPIHFLGDQIDDGSDTPTPQKETVESTYLTNATEVKDGQTTKDILQDVLQFSCSSAVDFQVPILDVKFISQENSNTNSSLEGLLTDTPEHNSSNLEASCIEETTNNHLLLDFDSYTEAPAGMEDEKLQDPHTCSKDGPFESLI; translated from the exons ATGGAAGCAGAAGCGGAGAGCAAAACCAGTGGTGGTTGGAGCTCTGCAACCAACTGGAGCATAGCCGAGGGCAGTCTCGTAAATTCTATCACCGTCGAGTCCACTCTATCTCCGATCGATGATTCGCCACCGAAATCTCCCCTCATTCTGAATCCTCCCTCAGCCGATTCCGGCCCCTGCGAGATCAAGG TTAGCTTCACTCAAAAACATGAGGTACGGCAGGTCTATGTTCGAAGTACTGCTCGAGTCTATGAGATGTACTGGGCACCTGATCTGCAGAGTATCAATGAGTATCTCTGTACTGTTCGCTGCTGCATTGCTGCCAAAGATGAAAAATCACTTCATGCAACTGATATTGAAGAACCTGTTTCTGCAAATATAGAAGGGTCTGATGGGAAACCAGCTGAAGAGAGTTTGAAAAATGGCAGTAGTGTTAGCTCAAATGAAGATGGCTGGGTGGAGGTAAAAGTTCCTGATTCCCATCCACTTGATAACAGAAGCAGTTCTTTGCAATCAAAGATTAATACCAATGCAGGAAGGATCTCACAG GATTTTTATGAGGCTACAGCAGAGATTTCTGATGCAGACCCTTGCATATCCCTTACACTTCGATTGCTGTCGCTTCAGAATAAAGAATGTGTATATGTTGACGAAATTTATGTGTTTGCGGATCCTGTTGAGTCAGACAGTTCAGATAGTCAGGTGGGATGTGTGGAAAACCCAGCTGGAAGTTCTCTTATGGCCATGCTTGTGCCTACCCTTTTGCAACTATCTAAAGCAGGGATTAACCAAAAACAAGCTAAAAGCATGTCTGATACAAGGGAAGATCAGAGGTTCTCAAAAATTGGGTCAACAGCAACTGATTCGGCCAATATTTCAAATAAGATTCAGCTGGAAGGAAAATCCTGCCTTCCTGTTCAGCAGGAAGCACATGAGGCTGCTGCTGAACAAGCCCCTGCCTCGGTGAAGATCTCCAACCTAGTTGCAGGGAGCAAACCTGATTCTgctgcaaaagaaaataatttgcCATACAATCAACTTGAAAAAACCATGGAACAGCTTGTTTTGCGAGTTGGCAGAATAGAATCTCTCTTTTTGAGGTTTGAAGAAAGCATGCTAAAGCCCATAAGCAGCGTTGATGCCAGGCTCCAACGAGTGGAGCAACAACTGGAAGCACTCACCAAGAAACTTGAGGGCCCTGGAGTCATCTCTAGCACCAGAATTTTTGCTCCTGAATTTCAATGCAATGAATCAGATTCCAACTCCTGTAATGAACCAAGTGATTATCCTAGACATGGAGCATTGGAATGTGATAAGAAGGATTCAGTAAATGCCACTCTCCTGCTCCCTAGTCTTGTGGTTGTTGCACCAGAGTTTTCAAATGgtgatgaagaagaaaatgatgcatCAGAGCAAGTGAATGATTCTCAGAGGGATGAAATCAGAGAAAATGATGCATCAGAACCAGTGAAGGATTCTCCCAGGGATAAGCCAAAACATACCATGTCAGTTGATGATGCTTTAGCTTCTGCACTCGCTGGATTTCTATCATCCACTTCTATCAGGCCATCAAAATATACTGAAACTCTGACAGTTAGAGCTCCAGAGTTTCCAAGTGAAGAAGATAGTAGTGAGGACAAAATAGCTTCACCAAGAGTTCATCGTGAAATATCTAATGGGACAGAGAACACTAAGGATTCTATTTCAACTTCCTGCAATCTTTCTTCTTCAGAGAGTGGTGTGGAAGTGGATAATGACATTTTGGGTGAAACAGCTGAAGGAATCGAGAAACAGGGCCAGCTTGGTTATGATGGGGAAGAAGTCAATTCTGGGGAATCTGCTATCAGCTCTTCGATTGTTGAAGAAAATATGTCTGCATCCAGAATAGATGATCATCAGACCATAGAAGAAACCGACAAAACAGAGGCTAGCAGCATTCCAATTTCTGATGAAATTTATGTTCCTATCCATTTTCTTGGAGATCAGATTGATGATGGCTCCGATACTCCCACTCCCCAGAAAGAAACTGTTGAAAGCACTTATCTAACTAATGCTACAGAAGTCAAAGATGGACAAACTACCAAAGACATTCTGCAAGATGTTCTCCAATTCTCGTGTTCTTCTGCAGTGGATTTCCAAGTTCCAATATTGGATGTGAAGTTCATTTCTCAGGAAAATTCCAATACCAACTCCTCTCTTGAAGGCCTTCTGACCGACACCCCAGAACACAACTCATCCAACCTTGAAGCTTCTTGCATTGAGGAAACCACCAACAACCATCTTTTGTTGGACTTTGACAGTTACACTGAGGCGCCTGCAGGTATGGAGGATGAAAAACTGCAGGACCCTCACACATGCAGCAAGGATGGACCGTTCGAGAGTCTCATATAA
- the LOC117927804 gene encoding putative disease resistance protein RGA4, whose product MGGLGKTTLARLVHNHERVVKYFDLRMWVCVSTDFEVKILVRNIIRSATGIHVQNLELDQLKIQLHKELNQKRYLLVLDNVWDQNPEKWDELRTLLSIGANGSKIVVTTRSRTVASIAGIQYYLSSLTQSESWALFEKTAFRHEDTVINPNLLPIGREIMRICEGIPLFIEIIGAMLCYKTEATEWSSIANNERLISLRDGVNVLTGKSLRTLFLLSDHDSKDDAIANTIISSCRGLRVLHLNALIDKKVSQSIVKLIQLRYLDLSNSDFEVLPGAITMLQNLQTLRLLRCGKLKELPGDIEKLLNLRHLEIQGCERLTHMPSGLGQLSML is encoded by the exons ATGGGGGGTTTAGGCAAGACCACCCTTGCTCGATTGGTACACAACCATGAGAGGGTggtcaaatattttgatctcAGGATGTGGGTGTGTGTCTCTACGGATTTTGAAGTGAAAATACTCGTCAGAAATATCATAAGATCTGCAACGGGTATACATGTACAAAACTTGGAGTTGGATCAATTGAAAATCCAACTTCACAAAGAGTTAAATCAGAAGCGGTATTTGTTGGTACTGGATAACGTTTGGGACCAGAACCCTGAAAAATGGGATGAACTTAGAACTTTGTTGTCGATTGGTGCTAATGGGAGTAAAATTGTAGTGACCACTAGAAGCCGAACAGTTGCATCGATCGCGGGAATTCAATATTACTTGAGTAGTCTCACACAAAGTGAATCTTGGGCTTTGTTTGAAAAAACGGCGTTTAGACATGAAGACACAGTAATTAATCCAAACCTCTTACCAATCGGTAGAGAAATCATGAGGATTTGTGAAGGAATTCCTCTTTTCATTGAGATTATAGGAGCAATGTTGTGCTATAAAACCGAAGCAACTGAATGGTCATCCATTGCAAACAATGAACGTCTAATATCACTAAGAGATGGAG TGAACGTTCTGACTGGAAAATCCCTAAGGACTCTTTTTCTGCTCTCTGACCATGATTCTAAAGATGATGCAATAGCAAATACAATTATTTCAAGTTGCAGGGGCTTGCGTGTGTTGCACCTGAATGCATTAATAGATAAGAAGGTGTCGCAGTCCATAGTCAAATTGATTCAGCTGAGATATCTTGATCTTTCCAACAGTGACTTTGAAGTACTTCCTGGTGCTATTACAATGTTGCAGAATTTGCAGACACTGAGACTTTTAAGGTGTGGAAAACTTAAAGAATTGCCAGGAGATATAGAAAAGTTGTTGAATCTGAGGCATCTTGAGATTCAGGGATGTGAACGTCTGACTCACATGCCATCTGGGTTGGGACAATTGAGTATGCTTTGA